In a single window of the Zea mays cultivar B73 chromosome 5, Zm-B73-REFERENCE-NAM-5.0, whole genome shotgun sequence genome:
- the LOC100273212 gene encoding BAG family molecular chaperone regulator 7: protein MSRDRYFHRLLDLHLHANDDLFFPFPTPASSCPYITASSAHHRFLLDDHPFYPTSCPLGITSRSPIDDTFDLDLLLPLPLHAAVSAPPCAAFDFDPFLLDTLGHRISVLERALALAPPRRKYTYAAEANGRKLKWTAEDRPAGGRNLKWEAELRTPHTDGFDRKWKWESKESATGSTKVKWAKEIKGKGCLEPWSNSYSVEETYGEDDHADDDREKKKPTGVQKKVKGENKQQQKKQGNVEIVEIEDNTAGCVAIRKAFEMNHCKGKRKELSPQDAALLIQMNYRAHLAHRSQVLRCLRDLAVAKAKLKEIRSFFYNITYRRRIAYDNEERQRFAEKIIVLLLTVDALEGPDYMVRNARRSMLEELEGMLEIVEPQPPGKPRTLSRRRFDLPEGGAIEKETREEGK from the exons ATGAGCCGCGATCGCTACTTCCACCGCCTCCTCGACCTCCACCTCCACGCCAACGACGACCTCTTCTTCCCCTTCCCTACCCCTGCCTCGTCCTGCCCCTACATCACCGCCTCCTCCGCCCACCACCGCTTCCTCCTCGACGACCACCCCTTCTACCCAACCTCCTGCCCGCTCGGCATCACCTCCCGCTCCccgatcgacgacaccttcgacctcgacctcctcctccccctccccctccacgCCGCCGTCTCCGCGCCCCCGTGCGCGGCCTTCGACTTCGACCCCTTCCTCCTCGACACCCTCGGCCACCGCATCTCCGTCCTCGAGCGCGCGCTCGCCCTCGCCCCACCCCGCCGCAAGTACACCTACGCCGCCGAGGCCAACGGCAGGAAGCTCAAGTGGACCGCCGAGGACAGGCCCGCCGGGGGCCGCAACCTCAAGTGGGAGGCCGAGCTCAGGACCCCGCACACCGACGGCTTCGACCGCAAGTGGAAGTGGGAGTCCAAGGAGTCCGCCACCGGTTCCACCAAGGTCAAGTGGGCCAAGGAGATCAAGGGGAAGGGCTGCCTCGAGCCTTGGTCCAACTCCTACTCCGTCGAGGAGACCTACGGTGAGGATGACCATGCCGACGACGACAGGGAGAAGAAGAAACCCACTGGCGTCCAGAAGAAAGTCAAGGGGGAAAACAAGCAGCAGCAGAAGAAGCAGGGCAATGTGGAGATCGTCGAGATCGAGGACAACACTGCCGGATGCGTCGCCATCAGAAAG GCTTTTGAAATGAACCACTGCAAGGGCAAGAGGAAGGAACTTTCCCCACAGGATGCCGCACTGCTCATCCAGATGAACTACAGGGCGCACCTGGCCCATCGCTCCCAGGTGCTCCGTTGCCTTCGCGACCTCGCCGTCGCCAAGGCCAAGCTCAAGGAGATCAGGTCCTTCTTCTACAACATCACATACCGCCGCCGCATCGCATATGACAATGAAGAGCGCCAGAGGTTTGCTGAGAAGATCATTGTCCTGCTACTGACAGTTGATGCCCTTGAG GGACCGGACTACATGGTCCGCAACgcaaggaggtccatgctggaggAGCTGGAGGGGATGCTGGAGATCGTGGAGCCTCAGCCGCCGGGGAAGCCGAGGACGCTTAGCCGCAGGAGGTTCGATCTCCCAGAAGGCGGAGCCATCGAAAAGGAGACGAGGGAGGAGGGCAAGTGA